Below is a genomic region from Jiangella gansuensis DSM 44835.
CCACCCCGACCGGCACCATGCCCATGGCCCGCACCAACTCCAGCACACCGGGATAACCGGGGTCCTCGACGGCGACCCGGTCGTTCGGCCGGGCCCTGCTGCCCAGCACCCGCTCCACACCGTCCATCGCGCCGCCGACCACGCCGATCGGTCCGGCACCGGCGCGCACCGACGCCGGGACGTCGTCGAACTGCTCCTCGGCGACGGCGGCCAGCTCCGGCAGCACCGTCGGGTCGCCGTAGCGGAACCGCGGCACGCTCATGCGCGACAGCGCGGTACGGGGGTCGGGCAGCAGGTCAGGGGCGGGGTTGCCGTCGCTGAGGTCACGCACCCCCGCCGCGACCCGGCCGAACTGGCGAGCCTGCGGCGCCGAGCGGACACCCACCCTGGTGGCGCGACCCGCCTCGCTGGTGACGACGCCGCGCAGCCGCAGGTCGCGGTAGGCCGCCGACACCGTCGACGGGCTCACCCCCAGGCCGGCGGCGAGACCGCGCACCGACGGCAGCGGTTGCCCGGGGGTCAGCTCGCCGCGTTCGATCGCGCTCTCGACGCTGTCGGCGATGTCGCGCGAGGTGCGGCCGGCGATGGCGGGCTCGGCTGCCATGCCGCCAACTGTACTGGTACAGCAGCGCCCGGCCGGCCGTTACTCCTCGCGGTGCACCAGGTCCGGCCCGAACGCCGGCATGCAGACGGCGACGTACTCGGCGCCCTGCGGACCGGCGAGATACCGCACCCGCCGGCCGGCCGGGGTGACCACCGCCTCACCCGCGCCGACCTCGGTCCGGCCGTCATCGTGCTCGACGACGACGCTGCCACTCAACACGAGCGTGATCTCGTCGAACTCCGGTGTCTGCGCCGGCTCGTCCCAGCCGGGCGGCGCTGTCATCCGGGCCACCGAGACGCTGGTGCTCTCGGTGGCGACTCGGCCCACGAACTCCTCGATCAGCTTGCCGCCCGGCACCGGGATGCGGGTCGGGGCGTCGATGTGTCGCACCATGAACGCGAGCGTACGCCGTCAGCCGATGCGGTCGATCACCAACGGCGGCAGGTCCGGCCGGGCGCCCTCGGGGGCCACGACGTACGCACCCTCCAAAGCCTCCAACGCCCGGTCGAAGCGGGCCGGCTCGTCGGTGTGCAGGGTCAGCAGGGGCTCACCGGCCCGCACCGAGGCACCGGGCTTGGCATGCAACTCCACCCCGGCCGCCGCCTGCACCGGCTCGTCCTTGCGCGCCCGGCCGGCTCCCAGCCGCCAGGCCGCGACACCGACCAGGTAGGCGTCGAGCGTCGTCAGCACACCGTCGGCGGGAGCGAGCACGGTGTGCGTCTCACGCGCCTCCGGCAACGCGGCATCCGGGTCGCCGCCCTGCGCGGCGATCATGCGCCGCCACACGTCCATGGCGGCGCCGTCCGTCAGCGCGTCGGCCGGATCCTTGCCGCCGTCGAGCCCGGCCGCCGCCAGCATCTCCCTGGCCAGCCGGACGGTCAACTCGACCACATCCTCCGGCCCGCCGCCCGCCAGCACCTCCACCGACTCTCGCACCTCCAGGGCGTTGCCGGCGGTGAGCCCGAGCGGGGTCTCCATGTTCGTCAGCAGAGCCACCGTGCGCACCCCGGCATCGGTGCCCAGCGCCACCATCGTCTCGGCGAGCTCACGCGCGGATTCGACGTCCTTCATGAACGCGCCGGAACCGACCTTGACGTCCAGCACGAGAGCACCGGTGCCCTCGGCGATCTTCTTGCTCATGATGGACGAAGCGATCAGCGGGATCGCCTCGACCGTGCCGGTGACGTCGCGCAGCGCGTACAGCTTCTTGTCCGCCGGTGCGAGGTCGTCGCCGGCCGCGCAGACGACGGCACCGGTGTCGCGCAGCACACCGAGCATCTCGTCGGCCGACAGCGACGCCCGCCAGCCCGGGATCGACTCCAGCTTGTCCAGTGTGCCGCCGGTGTGCCCGAGACCGCGCCCGGACAGCTGCGGCACCGCGGCGCCGCAGGCCGCCACCGTCGGGGCCAGCGGCAGCGTGATCTTGTCGCCGACGCCGCCGGTGGAGTGCTTGTCGGTGGTGGGCCGGCCGACGCTCGACCACTCCATGCGCCGGCCGGAGCGGATCATCGCATCGGTCCACCGGGCGATCTCACGCCGGGACATCCCGTTCAGGAGGATCGCCATGGCCAGCGCCGACATCTGCTCGTCAGCGACGACACCACGCGTGTACGCGTCGACCATCCAGTCGACCTGACCGTCGGACAGCTCGTCCCGGTCGCGCTTGGCCCGGATGACGTCGACGGCGTCGAACGGCTCCGGCGAGTTCGGGTTCGCTGGTGCGGACATGCTGGGATCATCGCACCGATCGGCCCGCCGTACGCTGGCGGGCATGACCCGGACCCGACAGACCTACCTCGAGGCCGCCGAGACCGTGCTCCTCCTGCTGCGGGACCCCGCGGTGGCGGCGGCATGGGACACACCCAGCGCGCTGGCGTCGTTCCAGGTGTCCGGGCTGGCCGGGCACCTCGCCGGCCAGATCCTCGCCGTCCCCGGGGTGCTCGCCGCACCGGTCCCGGACGAGCCCCCCGCGGCGCTGCTCGACCACTACACCCGGGCCTCCTGGATCGGCGCCGACCTGGACTCCGACACCAACGTGGCCATCCGGACCGCCGGCGACGACCACGCCGCCGACGGTCCCGCCGCGCTTGCCGAGCGGACCGCCGCGACGCTGGAATCCCTGCGCCGGACGCTCCCGGCCGAACGGCCCGACCGGGTCATCCACCTGACCGGCCGGTGGTCGCTGTCGCTGGACGACTACCTGACCACCCGGCTGCTCGAGATCAGCGTCCACGGCGACGATCTCGCCGTCAGCGTCGGCGTGCCCACCCCGCCCCTGGCCGACGACGCCCTCTACCCGGTGTTCGCGCTGCTGACGAAGCTGGCGGTGCGCAAGCACGGCGCCCCCGCGGTGCTGCGCGCCTTCAGCCGCGCCGAGCGCGCCCCGTCGTCGATCGCCGCGATCTGATCGCCGTCGGAAACCGAAATGATCACGTGGCGTTGGGGTACACCCGCATCACCATGCATGCTTGCCTGGTGACGCGGGAGCACCCATGGTCCACGTGATCATTTGGGGCTCACAGGAGGCGGACGCGAAGGGACTCCAGAACGGCGCCGATGGGGTTGCAGTACGTGAGGCCCTGGCCGTTCTCGCCGCCGTACTCGCTGCCGGCGAAGAGCAGCCCGATCGCCTCCCGGGTGTCGGGACGGTACACGACCGAGCCGCTGTCGCCGCCGGCGGAGAACCCGGTCGCGGCGGCCCCGGTGACCTCGATCTGGTCGTCGAAGTCGATGACGCCCGACGGGTACTGCACGCTGATGCCGTCGAGTTCGATCGCGCTCACGCGGCCCCTGGTGAGCCCGGTGGTGCGGCCGGCCTTCTCCACCTCGAGATCGTCGATGACGGTGCTCCAGCCGGTCAGCTCACCGGCGGGGTGCACGGCCTCGACCTGGACGCCGTCGTCCAGCTTGGCGGTGGCGGCGTCGACGAGGTTGGGGCGGTCCGGGTCGAGCGTCACGGCGAGGTCCAGGGCGCCGATCCGGTCGTCCGGTGCGGCGCCGCCGTCGGCGGTCCCGGGCTGGACGACGACGTCACCCGCCGCGCCGCGATCGGAGTCGGCCAGCACGTGGTTGTTCGACAGGACGGCCACCACCGAGCCGTCGCCGTCGGCGGGCGTCACGAACGCGCCGATGGTCCCGGCGCTCACGTCCAGGTGCGAGATGGACAGCCCGGGTCGTAGTGGGCGGTGTCGTCCCTGCAGCTCACCGGGATCCCACTGCAATGCCCGCACCATGCCGACGTCGCGTACGTCGCACTCGTCGCCGGCCAGTTCGCGGCTGGCGTCGGCGATGCCGCTGGCCAGCTCGGACTGCCCGAACGTGCGGACGGCGACGCCGTAGGTGCCGGAGCCGAGCACGCAGATGCCGGTGGCGACGCCGCCGACGGGTTCGCGCGGCGGTTGCAGTTGCTGATGCAGCACCACCGTCCGGCGCCGCAGTTCTGCCTTGATCTCTCGCGCCGTCTCGATCCGCATCGCCCCACTCTAGGGCGACATGATCACCGGGTCACGGTAGCTGTTCGGGTCCGAACGCCTGCGGCAGCATCCGGTCCATCGTCAGCACGCCGCCGGGTGTCTCGACCAGGAGCTCGGGACCGCCGTGCTCCCACAGCAGCTGCCGGCACCGCCCGCACGGCGTCGTCAGCCGGCGTTCCGCCCCGCCGACGCAGGTGAACGCCACGAGGCGGCCTCCCCCACCGGCCACCAGGGAGGACACCAGCCCGCACTCGGCGCACAGGGTCACGCCGTAGGCGGCGTTCTCGACGTTGCAGCCGGTGACCACCCGCCCGTCGTCGACCAGGGCGGCCGCGCCCACCGGGAACGACGAGTACGGCGCGTAGGCGCGGGCGGCCACCTCGACGGCCGCCGCCCGCAACGCCTCCCAATCGATCGCGGCGGTCACCGTGCCTCGCCGCGCCGATATCGCAGGCCGTCGGCCGCGGGTGGTCGCAGGCGTTGGGTCGCGCTCGCGAGCACCACGAGGGTCACGATGTACGGCGTCATCGACGTGAATTCGGTCGGCAGCGAGTCAGCGAGCGCCCAGACGGCCACGGCCACGCCGGAGAGCACCAGCAGCACGCCAGCCAGGACGTAGCGCCCGGCCAGGACGTCACGCAGGCCGATGGCCGCGAGAATCATGGCCACCAGCAGCACGAGAGCCAGCACCGCCAGCGACGACGACGCCCGCAGCCGCACCGCGTCGGAATAGCCGAACAGCCCGGCACCGGTGGCGAGGCCACCCGGCCGCCAGTTGCCGAAGATCATCGCGGCCAGGCCGATGTATCCGCGCCCGCCGGTCTGCCCCTCGCGGTAGCCGCCCGTGAACAGCACCAGGAACAGCCCGCCGAGGCCGGCCAGGGCACCGCTGACGACGACGGCCAGGTACTTGATGCGGTACACGTCGACGCCGAGGGTCTCGGCTGCGAGCGGGTTCTCGCCGGCTGACCGCCACCGCAGGCCGAGCGCCGTACGCCACAGCACGAACCACACCAGCGGCAGCAGCAGGACGCCGATGACCGCGAAGACGGTCAGGCCGGTGGTGAGGCCGTGCAGGACGCCCGCGGCGTCGGACAGGACCGGGACACCGGTGTCCTCGAGCCTGCCGAGGAGGTTCGGCCCGGAGGAGAGGACGGGGACGTCGAACGTCGCCGGGCCGGAGCTCATCTGCGGCGACTGCGTCGGGCCGCCACCGGAGTCGTTGCCGACGTAGACGCCTTCGGAGAGGAAGCGCACCAGGCCGGCAGCGACCAGGTTGATCGCCACACCGCTCACGATGTGGTCGACACCGAAGGTCACCGTGGCGACGGCGTGAAGCAGACCGCCCAGCGCACCGCCGATGACGGCGCCCGCGAACGCGCCCCACGGCCCGGCGTGCCAGCCGCCGAAGCCGGCGCCCCAGGTGCCGAGGATCATCATGCCCTCGAGGCCGATGTTGATGACGCCGGCGCGCTCGGCCACCAGTCCGCCCAGGGCGGCCATGGCGATCGGCAGTGCGAGGATCAGCATGGCCCGAGCGGTACCGCTGCTGGTCAGGACATCCTGGTCGGTGATGACCCGGACCAGGGACAACGCCACGAAGCCCAGCGCCGCCACCAGCAGCACCCGGCGCCAGCGGGAACCCGCCGGTTCGCTCTCCGGCCGCCGCATGATCATCTGGGTGAGGCTCGTCACGACGACACCTCCTCGGTCACCGTCTGCGGATCTTCGACCCGGGCCCGGCGCTCCTCGGCCCGCAGCAGCCGGCGTCGTCCGACCTCGTCGACGATCACCACACAGAGCACGATGATGCCCTGCATGATGACGACGGCGGCCGGCGGAATGCCCTCGGACTGCAGCCGCGGCCCGGCGCGGTCGAGGAAGGAGAACAGCAGCGCGGCGCCGGCGATGCCGAGCGGGCGGTTGCGGCCCAGCAGCGCGACGGCGATACCGGTGAAGCCGTAGCCGGCCACGAACGACTCGCCGGAGAACCGGAACGACTCGCCCAGCAGCTCCGGCAGCCCGACCAGCCCGGCGAGAGCGCCGGACAGCAGCATCGCCTTGATGGTCATCGCGCCGGCGGAGACACCGTTGGCGGTGGACGCCGACGGGTTCAGGCCGCTGCTGCGCAGTTCGAAGCCGAACCGCGTCCGCGACAGGACCACCGCCATGACGATGCCCACCAGGATGGCGACGAAGACGAAACCGTAGACCGGCCGGCGTGGCTCCTCGAGGCCGAGCAGGCCGAAGAGCTCGTTGATGCCGGGGACGCGGCCGGACTCCGGCAGCTCCCGGCTGGACGTGTTCTCGCCCGCGCCGAGGTCCGGGTCGGCGAACGGCCGGCGGATCAGGTAGGCGGCGATGCCGATGGCGATCGAGTTCAGCATGATCGTCGAGATGACCTCGCTGACACCGCGGGTCACCTTGAGCACGGCGGGAATCGCCGCGTAGGCCGCGCCGGCCAGCATCGCCACCACGATGATCACCAGGACGTGCAGCGGGGCCGGCAGCACGACAGCGGCACCCACACCGGCCGCGATGACGGTCGCGATGCGGTACTGCCCCTCCACGCCGATGTTGAACAGGCCCATCCGGAACCCGACGCTGACCGCGAGCCCGGACAGGAACAGCGGAGCCGCCCGGTTGATCCACACGCCCAGCGAGTTGGCCTGGGCCGTCGGCGACTCACCGAAGTCGAACAGTGCCCCAAGCGCCGCGAGCGGGTTCTCCCCGATGATCAGGATGAACAGCGCCGTCACAAGCAGGGC
It encodes:
- a CDS encoding cupin domain-containing protein, yielding MVRHIDAPTRIPVPGGKLIEEFVGRVATESTSVSVARMTAPPGWDEPAQTPEFDEITLVLSGSVVVEHDDGRTEVGAGEAVVTPAGRRVRYLAGPQGAEYVAVCMPAFGPDLVHREE
- a CDS encoding thymidine phosphorylase translates to MSAPANPNSPEPFDAVDVIRAKRDRDELSDGQVDWMVDAYTRGVVADEQMSALAMAILLNGMSRREIARWTDAMIRSGRRMEWSSVGRPTTDKHSTGGVGDKITLPLAPTVAACGAAVPQLSGRGLGHTGGTLDKLESIPGWRASLSADEMLGVLRDTGAVVCAAGDDLAPADKKLYALRDVTGTVEAIPLIASSIMSKKIAEGTGALVLDVKVGSGAFMKDVESARELAETMVALGTDAGVRTVALLTNMETPLGLTAGNALEVRESVEVLAGGGPEDVVELTVRLAREMLAAAGLDGGKDPADALTDGAAMDVWRRMIAAQGGDPDAALPEARETHTVLAPADGVLTTLDAYLVGVAAWRLGAGRARKDEPVQAAAGVELHAKPGASVRAGEPLLTLHTDEPARFDRALEALEGAYVVAPEGARPDLPPLVIDRIG
- a CDS encoding maleylpyruvate isomerase N-terminal domain-containing protein, giving the protein MTRTRQTYLEAAETVLLLLRDPAVAAAWDTPSALASFQVSGLAGHLAGQILAVPGVLAAPVPDEPPAALLDHYTRASWIGADLDSDTNVAIRTAGDDHAADGPAALAERTAATLESLRRTLPAERPDRVIHLTGRWSLSLDDYLTTRLLEISVHGDDLAVSVGVPTPPLADDALYPVFALLTKLAVRKHGAPAVLRAFSRAERAPSSIAAI
- a CDS encoding cytidine deaminase, whose amino-acid sequence is MTAAIDWEALRAAAVEVAARAYAPYSSFPVGAAALVDDGRVVTGCNVENAAYGVTLCAECGLVSSLVAGGGGRLVAFTCVGGAERRLTTPCGRCRQLLWEHGGPELLVETPGGVLTMDRMLPQAFGPEQLP
- a CDS encoding ABC transporter permease, whose translation is MTSLTQMIMRRPESEPAGSRWRRVLLVAALGFVALSLVRVITDQDVLTSSGTARAMLILALPIAMAALGGLVAERAGVINIGLEGMMILGTWGAGFGGWHAGPWGAFAGAVIGGALGGLLHAVATVTFGVDHIVSGVAINLVAAGLVRFLSEGVYVGNDSGGGPTQSPQMSSGPATFDVPVLSSGPNLLGRLEDTGVPVLSDAAGVLHGLTTGLTVFAVIGVLLLPLVWFVLWRTALGLRWRSAGENPLAAETLGVDVYRIKYLAVVVSGALAGLGGLFLVLFTGGYREGQTGGRGYIGLAAMIFGNWRPGGLATGAGLFGYSDAVRLRASSSLAVLALVLLVAMILAAIGLRDVLAGRYVLAGVLLVLSGVAVAVWALADSLPTEFTSMTPYIVTLVVLASATQRLRPPAADGLRYRRGEAR
- a CDS encoding ABC transporter permease, whose protein sequence is MTRVVAWARGFAPTVVALGVALLVTALFILIIGENPLAALGALFDFGESPTAQANSLGVWINRAAPLFLSGLAVSVGFRMGLFNIGVEGQYRIATVIAAGVGAAVVLPAPLHVLVIIVVAMLAGAAYAAIPAVLKVTRGVSEVISTIMLNSIAIGIAAYLIRRPFADPDLGAGENTSSRELPESGRVPGINELFGLLGLEEPRRPVYGFVFVAILVGIVMAVVLSRTRFGFELRSSGLNPSASTANGVSAGAMTIKAMLLSGALAGLVGLPELLGESFRFSGESFVAGYGFTGIAVALLGRNRPLGIAGAALLFSFLDRAGPRLQSEGIPPAAVVIMQGIIVLCVVIVDEVGRRRLLRAEERRARVEDPQTVTEEVSS